In a single window of the Acinetobacter sp. CS-2 genome:
- a CDS encoding RidA family protein: MSHSDIEKFNSNAVMSAVTVFNQVVYLSGQVPKNTGNGVAGQTHEILATIDELLALAGTDKSRLLSAQLYIKNLDDFSIVNAIWIDWMKGCTPPSRATIQADLVNPDWLIEIAVTAAQP; encoded by the coding sequence ATGTCTCATAGCGATATAGAAAAGTTTAATAGCAACGCCGTCATGAGCGCCGTGACAGTGTTCAATCAGGTGGTGTATTTATCAGGACAAGTACCTAAAAACACCGGTAATGGTGTCGCAGGTCAGACCCATGAAATTTTAGCCACTATTGATGAACTGCTGGCTTTGGCCGGAACCGATAAATCCCGACTGCTGTCTGCACAGCTTTATATTAAAAATCTCGATGATTTTTCAATCGTCAATGCCATTTGGATTGACTGGATGAAAGGTTGTACTCCACCTTCACGTGCCACCATTCAGGCGGATCTAGTCAATCCAGACTGGTTGATTGAAATTGCGGTAACGGCGGCACAGCCTTAA
- a CDS encoding amino acid permease codes for MTTTPRADDAQASSHELQRKLSNRHLQLIAIGGAIGTGLFMGSGKTISLAGPSILLIYTIIGTMFFFLMRALGEILLSNLHYKSFIDMAHDLIGPGAGYYIGWSYWLGWVLVGIADLAAIINYLSFWLPEGMVFTPSGQAMISVACVLLVLGINMLAVRLFGEIEFWFALIKILAILGLIGIGGFMVFNHFHAPGGSFASFSNVWSHGGMFPQGGSGFLAGFQIALFAFVGVELIGTMAAETQDPEKNLPKAVNAIPTRIILFYVLSLFIVMSVTPWNQIPADQSPFVSLFMHAGIGAAAIIMNLVVLSSVMSSMNSGVFSTSRMLFGLAREGQAPQNLAQLSKRAVPAKGLLFSCAFIMAGAALQYFVPNTVEAFTLASSLCVILFISIWSIIMVCYIRYRKLRPELHAQSTFKMPGGIWMSYVVLVFLFFTLIILSLEADTLRALMISPIWLIILAVTYQLLYKPRMRKRHQDMLMKRNQEMLN; via the coding sequence ATGACCACTACACCACGAGCAGACGATGCCCAGGCATCATCGCATGAACTACAACGAAAACTGTCCAACCGTCACCTGCAACTCATTGCCATTGGTGGAGCGATTGGGACAGGCCTGTTTATGGGCTCAGGCAAAACCATCTCCCTGGCTGGCCCTTCAATTTTATTGATCTATACCATCATTGGTACCATGTTCTTTTTCCTGATGCGTGCATTGGGCGAAATTTTACTCTCCAACCTGCATTACAAATCCTTTATCGATATGGCGCATGACCTGATTGGTCCGGGTGCAGGCTACTATATTGGCTGGTCATACTGGCTGGGCTGGGTGCTGGTTGGCATCGCAGACTTGGCTGCTATTATCAACTATCTCAGCTTTTGGCTGCCTGAAGGGATGGTCTTTACGCCATCAGGACAGGCCATGATTAGTGTGGCCTGCGTGTTACTGGTGCTCGGTATTAATATGCTCGCCGTACGTCTGTTTGGTGAAATTGAATTCTGGTTTGCCCTCATCAAAATTTTAGCCATTTTGGGACTGATTGGTATTGGCGGATTTATGGTGTTTAACCATTTTCATGCGCCGGGTGGTTCGTTTGCCAGTTTTAGTAATGTCTGGTCGCATGGCGGCATGTTCCCGCAAGGTGGCAGCGGTTTTCTGGCTGGTTTCCAGATTGCCTTATTCGCTTTTGTCGGTGTGGAACTGATCGGAACCATGGCAGCAGAAACCCAAGACCCTGAAAAGAATTTGCCAAAAGCGGTGAATGCCATTCCGACCCGGATTATTTTGTTCTATGTGTTGTCGTTATTCATTGTGATGTCAGTGACCCCGTGGAACCAGATTCCTGCGGATCAGAGTCCCTTTGTGTCGCTGTTTATGCATGCCGGCATTGGTGCAGCAGCGATTATCATGAACCTGGTGGTGCTGTCATCGGTCATGTCATCCATGAACAGTGGCGTATTTTCAACGTCGCGCATGCTGTTTGGCTTGGCGCGGGAAGGGCAGGCTCCGCAAAACCTAGCGCAATTGTCCAAGCGTGCTGTGCCTGCCAAAGGTTTATTATTCTCTTGTGCCTTTATTATGGCAGGTGCAGCATTGCAATACTTTGTACCAAACACGGTTGAAGCCTTTACCTTGGCAAGTTCGCTGTGCGTGATTTTGTTTATCAGTATCTGGAGCATCATCATGGTGTGCTACATCCGTTACCGTAAATTGCGTCCAGAACTGCATGCCCAATCAACCTTTAAAATGCCGGGCGGGATATGGATGTCCTATGTGGTACTGGTATTTTTATTCTTTACTTTGATTATTTTAAGTCTGGAAGCCGATACTTTGCGTGCCCTGATGATCAGTCCGATTTGGCTGATTATTTTAGCCGTGACCTATCAGCTCCTGTATAAACCGCGGATGCGCAAACGTCATCAGGACATGCTGATGAAACGTAATCAGGAAATGTTGAACTAA
- the hemJ gene encoding protoporphyrinogen oxidase HemJ translates to MDAPSDAFLWVKALHIIAVVCWFAALFYLPRLYVYHAMSDDAVSHQRFEVMERKLYRGIMWPSMIATLITAHFLVDWGDATRHYHDALWFYLKVGLVGLLVIYHFVCGYYRKKLIGNAHYKSHKFWRFFNEMPTLILFAVVILVVVKPIF, encoded by the coding sequence ATGGATGCTCCTTCTGATGCTTTCTTGTGGGTAAAAGCATTACATATTATTGCTGTGGTTTGCTGGTTTGCTGCATTGTTCTACCTGCCACGTCTATACGTTTACCATGCCATGAGTGATGATGCAGTGAGTCATCAGCGTTTTGAAGTCATGGAACGTAAGCTATACCGTGGCATTATGTGGCCCTCAATGATTGCAACACTGATCACCGCACACTTCCTGGTCGATTGGGGTGATGCAACGCGTCATTATCACGATGCACTGTGGTTTTACCTGAAAGTCGGATTGGTCGGATTATTGGTGATTTACCACTTTGTTTGTGGTTATTACCGTAAAAAACTGATCGGTAACGCGCATTATAAATCACACAAGTTCTGGCGCTTCTTTAATGAAATGCCAACGCTGATTTTATTTGCCGTGGTAATTCTAGTAGTAGTGAAACCCATCTTCTAA
- a CDS encoding beta-ketoacyl synthase N-terminal-like domain-containing protein, translating to MKRVVITGMGINSCIGNSLEDVTHSLQNGISGTRFNPTYAELNFKSHVSAAAEQDFDHIDRKLKRFMGVCAMYAYNSAVAAVEHAGLSVEDLAGNPRYGITGGSGGGSTASVIEMNELLQTKGARKVGPFFVPRNMTNTITANVGVAFKLQGVAHTITSACATSADAIGYAYNLIQLGKQDLMLAGGGEEDHWSQSLLFDAMGALCSKYNDTPETASRPYSADRDGFVIAGGGGFVVLESLEHAQARGANILAEVIGYAANSDGADMVAPSGEGATRCILMALEEAKQHGVDKIDYVNTHGTSTPAGDVTELKAMERAFGEGQVPPISSTKSMTGHSLGAAGVHEAIYSVLMMQNDFIAPNINVTELDEGAKPFDIVLEKRDAKLNTVMSNSFGFGGVNACLVFKKWEG from the coding sequence ATGAAGCGTGTTGTAATCACTGGTATGGGTATCAACTCATGCATTGGTAATTCTTTAGAAGATGTCACTCATTCTTTACAAAACGGGATTTCTGGAACACGTTTTAACCCGACTTATGCAGAATTAAACTTTAAGAGCCATGTCAGTGCAGCCGCTGAACAAGATTTTGACCATATTGACCGTAAATTGAAACGCTTTATGGGTGTTTGTGCCATGTATGCCTACAACTCGGCAGTTGCTGCGGTAGAACATGCAGGTTTAAGCGTTGAAGATTTGGCGGGCAACCCACGTTATGGGATTACCGGTGGTTCAGGTGGTGGTTCAACTGCATCTGTCATTGAAATGAACGAATTACTGCAAACCAAGGGTGCGCGTAAAGTAGGTCCTTTCTTTGTTCCTCGTAACATGACCAACACCATTACCGCAAACGTAGGTGTGGCATTCAAATTACAAGGTGTGGCACATACCATTACCAGCGCATGTGCTACTTCTGCCGATGCCATTGGTTATGCCTATAACCTGATTCAACTCGGCAAACAGGATTTAATGCTGGCAGGCGGTGGTGAAGAAGATCACTGGTCACAAAGCTTGCTGTTTGATGCGATGGGTGCACTTTGCTCTAAATACAATGACACGCCTGAAACAGCGTCTCGCCCATATTCGGCTGACCGTGACGGTTTCGTGATTGCCGGTGGTGGTGGTTTTGTGGTGCTTGAATCACTGGAACATGCGCAAGCACGTGGTGCAAATATCCTGGCTGAAGTAATTGGCTATGCTGCAAACAGCGATGGTGCAGACATGGTTGCTCCAAGCGGTGAAGGCGCAACACGCTGCATTCTGATGGCCCTTGAAGAAGCAAAACAGCATGGCGTTGACAAGATTGACTATGTAAACACGCATGGTACGTCAACTCCTGCAGGTGACGTGACTGAACTGAAAGCCATGGAACGTGCATTCGGTGAAGGCCAAGTACCTCCAATTAGCTCAACCAAGTCTATGACCGGTCACAGCCTGGGTGCTGCGGGCGTACATGAAGCCATTTATTCGGTCTTGATGATGCAAAATGACTTTATTGCCCCAAACATCAACGTGACTGAACTGGATGAAGGTGCAAAACCGTTTGATATCGTACTTGAAAAACGTGACGCAAAATTGAATACTGTGATGAGTAACAGTTTCGGTTTTGGCGGTGTAAATGCTTGTCTCGTTTTCAAAAAATGGGAAGGCTAA
- a CDS encoding EcsC family protein, whose product MADTNNKHSGGFLSNALGVAKKISATGMSALNHAAAERAGKASGALANGHVIEGSARSQSVFEPRKYDNPQQMMREYLPNVSRQLLGRQYSKVNRVASFVAPDFSDKVSDYFFDHLNQFTSNLSSVDTVLDQAGAKDLQELTQDVDRSKRLSQALAEQNKWLASIQGAVTGATGVVGSAIDVPLSLLMSLRMIYQVGRAYGFELNKDTEQDIVQFVFKQIDLGQIAEKQSVLMALKIVSNMLQTNDTAQLQNMLGSSNDSEPLKKWLVNENGDMKWNWLNHFPNLSLISKLTPVAGAGIGAAYSWKLVEDVNQKAQQIFSHARSYLQQHQGVDLSPIAAYEKSLELLAQAAPRLLNPFTKDEPNSGELKLDQDIPVQGHGTIAKVTIKKKAEDAIVDDERKSERVEQGLEYLAEHMVEPHAQVEPQKPAITVDEPEIDEYTQADVEGVDAGTQLAASQSEQNEAPKPAKKKVTK is encoded by the coding sequence ATGGCAGATACCAATAATAAACATTCAGGTGGATTCCTCTCCAATGCTTTGGGAGTGGCTAAAAAGATCAGTGCAACAGGAATGAGTGCACTGAATCACGCGGCTGCCGAGCGTGCTGGCAAGGCTTCCGGGGCCTTGGCCAACGGTCATGTCATTGAGGGAAGTGCCCGTTCTCAAAGCGTATTTGAACCCAGAAAATATGATAATCCTCAACAAATGATGCGTGAGTATTTACCCAATGTCTCCAGACAATTGCTGGGTCGCCAGTACAGCAAAGTGAATCGTGTGGCCAGTTTTGTTGCGCCGGACTTTTCAGACAAGGTTTCGGACTATTTTTTTGATCATTTAAATCAGTTCACTTCAAATCTCAGTTCTGTAGATACTGTACTGGATCAGGCTGGAGCAAAAGATTTACAGGAACTGACTCAAGATGTCGACCGTTCCAAACGGCTGAGTCAGGCGTTGGCTGAACAAAACAAATGGCTGGCTTCTATACAGGGGGCTGTTACCGGTGCCACAGGCGTAGTTGGTTCAGCGATTGACGTGCCTTTATCACTGCTCATGTCCTTGCGTATGATTTATCAGGTTGGACGTGCCTATGGCTTTGAATTGAACAAAGACACCGAACAGGATATTGTCCAGTTTGTATTTAAACAAATCGACTTGGGCCAGATTGCTGAAAAACAGAGTGTGTTGATGGCACTCAAAATTGTGTCCAATATGCTGCAAACCAATGACACTGCACAATTGCAAAACATGCTGGGTTCCAGCAATGACAGTGAGCCACTGAAAAAATGGCTGGTCAATGAAAATGGCGACATGAAATGGAACTGGTTAAATCATTTCCCAAACCTTTCATTGATCAGTAAATTAACGCCTGTTGCCGGAGCAGGTATAGGTGCAGCCTATAGCTGGAAACTGGTGGAAGATGTCAACCAGAAAGCCCAGCAAATATTTTCCCATGCCAGAAGCTATTTGCAGCAGCATCAGGGAGTGGATCTGTCTCCTATTGCGGCTTATGAAAAATCCCTGGAGTTGTTGGCGCAGGCAGCGCCAAGATTGTTAAATCCCTTTACTAAAGACGAGCCAAATTCCGGCGAGCTTAAACTTGATCAGGACATTCCGGTGCAAGGGCATGGCACGATTGCCAAAGTAACTATTAAGAAGAAAGCAGAGGATGCCATTGTTGATGATGAACGTAAAAGTGAGCGGGTAGAACAAGGATTAGAGTATTTGGCTGAACACATGGTTGAACCGCATGCTCAGGTTGAACCGCAAAAACCAGCTATCACGGTGGATGAACCGGAAATAGATGAATATACGCAGGCAGATGTTGAAGGAGTTGATGCAGGCACGCAACTTGCTGCTTCCCAATCTGAACAAAATGAAGCCCCTAAGCCCGCCAAGAAAAAAGTTACAAAATAG
- the rpsL gene encoding 30S ribosomal protein S12 — MATTNQLIRKGRTTLIEKSKVPALKACPQRRGVCTRVYTTTPKKPNSAMRKVCRVRLTSGFEVSSYIGGEGHNLQEHSVVLIRGGRVKDLPGVRYHTVRGSLDCAGVKDRNQSRSKYGTKRPKK; from the coding sequence ATGGCAACAACAAATCAGTTGATCCGTAAGGGTCGTACGACTTTGATTGAAAAATCAAAAGTTCCTGCGTTGAAGGCTTGTCCACAACGTCGTGGTGTTTGTACACGTGTTTACACAACTACACCTAAAAAACCTAACTCAGCAATGCGTAAAGTTTGCCGTGTTCGCTTAACTTCTGGTTTTGAAGTATCAAGCTATATCGGTGGTGAAGGCCATAACCTACAAGAGCACAGTGTTGTGCTTATCCGTGGTGGTCGTGTTAAAGACTTACCAGGTGTACGTTACCATACCGTTCGTGGTTCTTTAGACTGCGCTGGTGTTAAAGATCGTAACCAGTCTCGTTCTAAATACGGTACTAAACGTCCTAAGAAATAA
- the rpsG gene encoding 30S ribosomal protein S7, with the protein MPRRRVVAAREILPDPKFGSQTIAKFMNHVMQDGKKSIAESIVYGALDRVQEKSKVDPVEFFETTLEKVRPMVEVKARRVGGATYQVPMEVRPSRRTALAMRWLVDAAAKRSEKTMALRLAGELLDAAEGKGSAIKKREDVHRMAEANKAFSHYRF; encoded by the coding sequence ATGCCAAGACGTCGCGTAGTCGCTGCCCGTGAAATCCTTCCGGATCCTAAGTTCGGCAGCCAAACAATCGCTAAATTCATGAACCACGTAATGCAAGATGGTAAAAAATCTATTGCTGAAAGTATCGTTTACGGTGCTTTAGATCGCGTTCAAGAAAAATCTAAAGTAGACCCAGTTGAATTTTTCGAGACTACTCTTGAAAAAGTTCGTCCTATGGTCGAAGTAAAAGCACGCCGTGTTGGTGGTGCTACTTATCAAGTGCCTATGGAAGTACGCCCATCCCGTCGTACTGCCCTAGCTATGCGCTGGTTAGTAGACGCTGCTGCTAAGCGTTCTGAAAAAACAATGGCTTTACGTCTTGCTGGCGAGTTGCTTGATGCAGCTGAAGGTAAGGGTTCAGCGATTAAAAAACGTGAAGATGTGCACCGTATGGCTGAAGCCAACAAAGCCTTCTCTCACTACCGTTTCTAA
- the fusA gene encoding elongation factor G, whose protein sequence is MARQTPISRYRNIGISAHIDAGKTTTTERILFYTGVSHKIGEVHDGAATMDWMEQEQERGITITSAATTTFWSGMSKQFPEHRINVIDTPGHVDFTIEVERSMRVLDGACMVYCAVGGVQPQSETVWRQANKYQVPRLAFVNKMDRTGANFFRVVEQMKIRLGASPVPVVIPVGAEENFQGVIDLIEMKAIIWDEASQGMKFEYGDIPAELQASAEEWRTNMVEAAAEASEELMDKYLEEGDLSKEDIVAGLRVQTLACQIQPMLCGTAFKNKGVQRMLDAVIEFLPSPTEVKAIEGVLDDKAETKAIREASDEAPFSALAFKIMNDKFVGNLTFVRVYSGVLKQGDSVYNPVKSKRERIGRIVQMHANDRQDVEEIRAGDIAACVGLKDVTTGDTLCDEKNVITLERMEFPEPVIALAVEPKTKADQEKMSIALGRLAKEDPSFRVRTDEESGQTIIAGMGELHLDIIVDRMKREFGVEANIGKPMVSYRETIKKTVEQEGKFVRQTGGKGKFGHVYVRLEPMDADAGKDYEFAEEVVGGVVPKEFFGAVDKGIQERMKNGVLAGYPVVGIKATLFDGSYHDVDSDELSFKMAGSYAFRDGFMKADPILLEPIMKVEVETPEDYMGDIMGDLNRRRGMVQGMDDLPGGTKAIRAEVPLAEMFGYATQMRSMSQGRATYSMEFAKYAETPRNVAEGIISKFQSGGKKGDDE, encoded by the coding sequence ATGGCTCGTCAAACCCCAATTTCTCGTTACCGTAACATTGGTATCTCAGCTCACATCGATGCTGGTAAAACCACGACTACAGAACGTATTTTGTTCTACACAGGTGTATCTCACAAAATTGGTGAAGTACATGATGGTGCAGCAACAATGGACTGGATGGAACAAGAGCAAGAACGTGGTATTACCATCACTTCTGCTGCTACGACTACATTCTGGTCAGGTATGAGTAAACAGTTCCCAGAACACCGTATCAACGTAATTGATACTCCGGGACACGTTGACTTCACAATCGAAGTTGAGCGTTCTATGCGTGTTCTTGATGGTGCATGTATGGTTTACTGTGCTGTAGGTGGTGTACAACCTCAGTCTGAAACTGTATGGCGTCAAGCGAACAAATACCAAGTTCCTCGTTTAGCATTCGTGAACAAGATGGACCGTACAGGTGCAAACTTCTTCCGTGTTGTTGAACAAATGAAGATACGTTTAGGTGCATCTCCTGTACCTGTAGTTATCCCTGTTGGCGCTGAAGAAAACTTCCAAGGCGTGATCGACTTGATCGAAATGAAAGCGATCATTTGGGATGAAGCTTCACAAGGTATGAAGTTCGAATACGGTGATATCCCGGCTGAACTTCAAGCTTCTGCTGAAGAATGGCGTACCAATATGGTTGAAGCTGCTGCTGAAGCTTCTGAAGAGCTAATGGACAAATACCTAGAAGAAGGCGATCTTTCTAAAGAAGATATCGTTGCTGGTCTACGTGTTCAGACTTTGGCTTGTCAAATTCAACCAATGCTTTGTGGTACAGCATTCAAAAACAAAGGTGTTCAACGTATGTTGGACGCAGTAATTGAATTCTTGCCATCACCGACTGAAGTTAAAGCAATCGAAGGTGTACTTGACGATAAAGCTGAAACTAAAGCGATTCGTGAAGCATCTGACGAAGCTCCGTTCTCTGCGCTTGCGTTCAAAATCATGAACGACAAATTCGTAGGTAACTTGACATTCGTACGTGTTTATTCTGGTGTTCTTAAACAAGGTGACTCTGTTTATAACCCGGTTAAATCTAAACGTGAACGTATCGGCCGTATCGTGCAAATGCACGCGAACGATCGTCAAGACGTTGAAGAAATCCGTGCGGGTGATATCGCTGCGTGTGTAGGTCTTAAAGACGTTACAACTGGTGATACACTTTGTGATGAGAAAAATGTCATCACACTTGAACGTATGGAATTCCCAGAGCCAGTAATTGCATTGGCTGTTGAACCAAAAACTAAAGCTGACCAAGAAAAAATGTCAATTGCTTTAGGTCGTTTGGCTAAGGAAGATCCATCATTCCGCGTTCGTACTGACGAAGAATCAGGTCAAACAATTATTGCTGGTATGGGTGAACTTCACCTTGACATCATTGTTGACCGTATGAAGCGTGAATTCGGTGTTGAAGCAAACATTGGTAAACCAATGGTTTCTTACCGTGAAACGATCAAAAAGACAGTTGAACAAGAAGGTAAATTCGTTCGTCAAACTGGTGGTAAAGGTAAATTTGGTCACGTATACGTACGTTTAGAACCAATGGATGCTGATGCTGGTAAAGACTACGAGTTCGCTGAAGAAGTTGTTGGTGGTGTAGTTCCTAAAGAATTCTTTGGTGCTGTGGATAAAGGTATCCAAGAACGTATGAAGAATGGTGTATTGGCTGGTTACCCTGTTGTGGGTATTAAAGCGACACTATTTGATGGTTCTTACCACGATGTCGATTCTGACGAATTATCGTTCAAAATGGCTGGTTCTTACGCATTCCGTGACGGTTTCATGAAAGCAGATCCTATCTTGCTTGAGCCTATCATGAAAGTTGAAGTAGAAACTCCAGAAGACTACATGGGCGATATCATGGGTGACTTAAACCGTCGTCGTGGTATGGTTCAAGGTATGGACGATTTACCTGGTGGTACTAAAGCAATCCGTGCTGAAGTTCCATTGGCTGAGATGTTTGGTTACGCGACTCAAATGCGTTCTATGTCTCAAGGTCGTGCGACATACTCTATGGAATTCGCTAAATATGCTGAAACTCCACGTAATGTGGCTGAAGGCATCATCAGCAAGTTCCAATCTGGTGGTAAAAAAGGTGACGACGAGTAA
- the tuf gene encoding elongation factor Tu has translation MAKAKFERNKPHVNVGTIGHVDHGKTTLTAAIATICAKTYGGEAKDYAAIDSAPEEKARGITINTSHVEYDSPVRHYAHVDCPGHADYVKNMITGAAQMDGAILVCAATDGPMPQTREHILLSRQVGVPYILVFLNKCDLVDDEELLELVEMEVRELLSTYDFPGDDTPVIRGSALAALNGDAGQYGESSVLALVEALDTYIPEPERAIDKAFLMPIEDVFSISGRGTVVTGRVESGIVKVGEEVEIVGIKDTVKTTVTGVEMFRKLLDEGRAGENCGVLLRGTKREDVQRGQVLAKPGTIKPHTKFDAEVYVLSKEEGGRHTPFLNGYRPQFYFRTTDVTGAISLKEGVEMVMPGDNVEMSVELIHPIAMDPGLRFAIREGGRTVGAGVVAKVTA, from the coding sequence ATGGCTAAGGCTAAGTTCGAACGTAACAAACCACACGTAAACGTGGGCACAATTGGTCACGTCGACCATGGTAAAACTACTTTAACTGCTGCGATTGCAACTATTTGTGCAAAAACTTACGGCGGTGAAGCGAAAGATTACGCAGCAATTGACTCTGCACCAGAAGAAAAAGCACGTGGTATTACCATTAATACTTCACACGTAGAATACGATTCGCCGGTTCGTCACTACGCTCACGTAGACTGCCCAGGACACGCCGATTATGTTAAAAACATGATCACTGGTGCTGCTCAGATGGACGGTGCGATCCTTGTATGTGCTGCGACTGACGGTCCTATGCCACAAACTCGTGAACACATCCTTTTGTCTCGCCAAGTAGGTGTACCTTACATCCTTGTGTTCCTGAACAAATGTGACCTTGTAGACGACGAAGAGTTGCTTGAACTGGTTGAAATGGAAGTTCGTGAACTTCTTTCTACTTATGACTTCCCTGGTGATGACACTCCTGTTATCCGTGGTTCAGCTTTGGCTGCGCTTAACGGTGACGCTGGTCAATACGGCGAATCTTCAGTTCTTGCTCTTGTTGAAGCGCTTGACACTTATATCCCAGAACCAGAACGTGCAATCGACAAAGCATTCTTGATGCCAATCGAAGACGTATTCTCTATTTCTGGTCGTGGTACAGTAGTAACTGGCCGTGTTGAATCAGGTATCGTGAAAGTAGGCGAAGAAGTTGAAATCGTAGGTATCAAAGACACAGTTAAAACAACTGTAACTGGCGTAGAAATGTTCCGTAAATTGCTTGACGAAGGTCGTGCAGGCGAGAACTGTGGTGTTCTTCTACGTGGTACTAAACGTGAAGACGTTCAACGTGGTCAAGTACTTGCTAAACCAGGTACAATCAAGCCGCACACTAAATTCGATGCAGAAGTATACGTACTTTCTAAAGAAGAAGGTGGTCGTCACACTCCATTCCTTAACGGTTACCGTCCACAGTTCTACTTCCGTACAACTGACGTAACTGGCGCGATTTCTTTGAAAGAAGGCGTTGAAATGGTTATGCCTGGTGACAACGTAGAAATGTCAGTAGAATTGATCCACCCAATCGCAATGGACCCAGGTCTACGTTTTGCGATCCGTGAAGGTGGTCGTACAGTTGGTGCTGGTGTTGTTGCTAAAGTAACTGCATAA
- a CDS encoding metal-dependent hydrolase — MNAKVNMSNRAGASFPVRRMNFDFEHVPEYWMNGSAGLTHFMTALSALFPAGEKFFIDSVRAVRHHPALKDNVELQKEISAFIGQEAMHTQEHVAFNASAQRYGHDVETLDRYTDKVIQTTRKLMAKIAKPVGITQEMVDLTATTALEHFTATIASQLLSNAHIQELMTDETMKTMWMWHAIEENEHKAVAYDVFEEVFGKGLKSYALRTSSLVIAMATLFIVQSYFLARLLKQDQQLNLDSLQEIYSYAYSPSKGVITGMGKEMLLYFKPGFHPNDVDTHGLLEKWKAKLAF; from the coding sequence ATGAATGCAAAGGTCAATATGAGCAATCGTGCTGGTGCGAGTTTTCCTGTACGCCGCATGAACTTTGATTTTGAACACGTCCCGGAATACTGGATGAATGGTTCAGCCGGGTTGACACACTTTATGACAGCGCTATCAGCGTTATTTCCTGCAGGCGAAAAATTTTTTATCGACAGTGTTCGTGCCGTACGTCATCATCCTGCCTTAAAAGATAATGTAGAGTTACAAAAGGAAATCTCCGCTTTTATTGGCCAGGAAGCTATGCATACCCAGGAACATGTAGCTTTTAATGCATCAGCACAAAGATATGGGCATGATGTGGAGACCTTAGATCGCTATACTGATAAAGTGATTCAGACCACACGTAAATTGATGGCGAAAATAGCTAAACCTGTGGGTATTACTCAGGAAATGGTGGATTTGACTGCAACCACGGCACTTGAGCATTTTACTGCGACCATAGCATCGCAGCTTTTAAGCAATGCCCATATCCAGGAACTCATGACCGATGAAACCATGAAAACGATGTGGATGTGGCATGCAATTGAAGAAAATGAACATAAAGCAGTGGCATATGATGTATTCGAAGAAGTCTTTGGTAAGGGATTGAAGTCATATGCTCTGCGCACTTCTTCATTGGTGATTGCAATGGCCACTTTATTTATCGTACAAAGTTATTTCCTTGCACGTCTTTTAAAGCAGGATCAACAGCTTAACCTTGATTCACTGCAGGAGATTTATAGCTATGCCTATAGTCCATCTAAAGGCGTGATTACCGGTATGGGCAAGGAAATGTTGTTGTATTTCAAGCCAGGTTTCCATCCGAATGATGTCGATACCCATGGTTTACTGGAAAAATGGAAGGCTAAATTAGCCTTTTAA
- the rimI gene encoding ribosomal protein S18-alanine N-acetyltransferase: MIRLMQAADVLTVAKIERLVQSHPWTVKQFEEAVSSYQSTVIEQNGQVVGFCILQPVLDEANLLLMAIDPSQQGKGLGFKLLDASLAMLKNNPVQIFLEVRESNTPAIKLYEKADFHQIDLRKNYYPNPDGSKEHAIIMVKACTDDFASLFK, translated from the coding sequence ATGATTCGTTTGATGCAAGCTGCGGATGTATTGACTGTAGCAAAGATTGAAAGATTGGTCCAAAGCCATCCCTGGACCGTTAAACAGTTTGAAGAAGCTGTCAGTAGTTATCAGAGCACAGTGATTGAACAAAATGGTCAGGTGGTTGGATTTTGTATTTTACAACCTGTGCTGGATGAAGCGAATTTGCTGTTGATGGCGATTGATCCATCTCAGCAGGGCAAAGGTCTAGGTTTTAAGCTACTGGATGCATCGCTTGCTATGCTGAAAAATAATCCCGTACAAATTTTTCTAGAAGTACGGGAGTCTAACACTCCTGCAATCAAGTTGTATGAAAAAGCAGATTTTCATCAAATCGATTTACGTAAAAATTATTATCCAAATCCGGATGGATCAAAAGAGCATGCCATCATTATGGTGAAAGCATGCACAGATGATTTTGCAAGTTTGTTTAAATAG